Proteins encoded by one window of Cystobacter ferrugineus:
- a CDS encoding FAD-dependent monooxygenase, protein MSDDSRHPRDCEVLVVGAGPTGLMAATLLKRRGVDVRIVDARATASRESRAFAMQARSLELFLSIGLADALLDKGVVNHAIDFFVSGRHVGGLDFDAADSPDTPYPFIFMLPQSETEAILIEELGRQGVRVERGVQVTGLAQDEHGVETRGTTSGGDAVHIRSAYVIGADGAHSVVRKAVGLSFEGAKYAQSFLLADCRVEWPLDHARFRVFMNGSSIGLFLPLQGSSLSRVMATDHSGKADAGGPDATTLELGELQAALSAAAGMELTLSEPTWTTRYRIHRRGVDRYRVGRVFVAGDAAHIHSPAGGQGMNTGLQDAANLAWKLAAVIRGGAEAELLDTYGTERHPVGQQVLTQTDRLFSTAAGKTGWEATLRDWLARPAAAVISKLGPAQHRAFRSLSELDIAYGPSRFVEDAEAQGNHGGPRAGERAPNAALARHSDVFDLIGGYQFSVLALSRKALDRDETKRLSAQLGVLGQGANGLATHLVTRVPVGRDPHAAFVDSADVFETYGLTQADDQALYVVRPDGYVCWRSEGLDIAACQQFLTRFGYGGSGERRLGA, encoded by the coding sequence ATGTCAGACGATTCGCGGCACCCTCGAGACTGTGAAGTCCTCGTCGTAGGCGCTGGCCCCACGGGGCTCATGGCGGCCACGCTGCTCAAGCGCCGCGGCGTGGACGTCCGGATTGTCGATGCACGGGCCACGGCGTCACGGGAGTCGCGCGCCTTCGCCATGCAGGCCCGCTCGCTCGAGCTGTTCCTGAGCATCGGGCTGGCCGACGCGCTCCTGGACAAGGGCGTCGTCAACCATGCCATCGACTTCTTCGTGTCCGGCCGGCACGTCGGCGGGCTCGACTTCGACGCGGCCGACTCTCCCGACACGCCCTACCCGTTCATCTTCATGCTCCCACAGTCGGAAACGGAGGCGATCCTCATCGAGGAGCTCGGCCGCCAGGGCGTACGCGTCGAGCGGGGCGTCCAGGTCACCGGCCTGGCGCAGGACGAGCACGGCGTGGAGACGCGCGGCACCACCTCGGGCGGGGACGCGGTCCACATCCGCAGCGCCTACGTGATCGGCGCGGATGGCGCGCACAGCGTCGTGCGCAAGGCGGTGGGGCTGTCCTTCGAGGGCGCGAAGTATGCCCAGAGCTTCCTGCTCGCCGACTGCCGGGTCGAGTGGCCGTTGGACCACGCGCGCTTCCGGGTGTTCATGAACGGCTCGTCCATCGGCTTGTTCCTGCCGCTCCAGGGGTCTTCCCTGTCCCGGGTCATGGCCACCGACCACAGCGGCAAGGCCGATGCCGGCGGGCCGGACGCGACGACCCTGGAGCTCGGGGAGCTCCAAGCCGCCCTCTCGGCGGCCGCGGGCATGGAACTCACGCTCAGCGAGCCCACCTGGACCACCCGCTACCGCATCCACCGCCGGGGCGTCGACCGCTATCGCGTGGGGCGCGTGTTCGTGGCGGGTGATGCCGCGCACATCCATTCCCCAGCCGGTGGCCAGGGCATGAACACCGGCCTGCAGGACGCCGCCAACCTCGCCTGGAAGCTCGCGGCGGTGATCCGCGGGGGCGCGGAGGCCGAGTTGCTCGACACCTACGGCACGGAACGCCACCCCGTGGGCCAGCAGGTCCTCACCCAGACGGACCGGCTCTTCTCGACGGCGGCTGGCAAGACGGGCTGGGAGGCGACGCTGCGCGACTGGCTCGCACGCCCCGCCGCGGCCGTCATCTCGAAGCTCGGGCCGGCGCAGCACCGGGCCTTCCGGTCGCTCTCCGAGCTCGACATCGCGTACGGGCCGAGCCGCTTCGTGGAGGACGCGGAGGCCCAGGGCAACCACGGCGGGCCGAGGGCCGGAGAGCGCGCTCCGAACGCGGCGCTCGCCCGGCACTCGGACGTGTTCGACCTCATCGGCGGCTACCAGTTCTCCGTGCTCGCCTTGTCGCGCAAGGCGCTGGACCGGGACGAGACGAAGCGGCTCTCGGCCCAGCTCGGCGTGCTCGGCCAGGGAGCGAACGGGCTCGCCACGCACCTGGTGACACGGGTGCCGGTCGGCCGGGATCCCCATGCGGCCTTCGTGGATTCGGCGGACGTGTTCGAGACCTATGGACTCACCCAGGCGGACGACCAGGCGCTCTACGTGGTCCGCCCCGACGGCTACGTCTGCTGGCGGAGCGAGGGACTCGACATCGCCGCGTGCCAGCAGTTCCTCACCCGTTTCGGCTACGGGGGCAGCGGCGAGCGCCGTCTCGGCGCGTGA
- a CDS encoding TetR/AcrR family transcriptional regulator, whose amino-acid sequence MTRAPKPPASKAAPRRRGASPEKTAATRRALSRAALDIFLERGFSATRMSDVATRAGLAKGTIYLHFTDKAALFEDVLREVMRDTLAGRPMQRPRRDETTRAFLQRVVVPVLRELQASGRFGVVRLVMAEGPHFPELAAVYRRVAIEPVLRWVRLIAARASARGELRSDALSRLPMLLVAPAVMAALWNGLYSATEPLDVASVFDTFLELLFVAPPPGRPRAARG is encoded by the coding sequence GTGACCCGTGCTCCCAAGCCCCCTGCCTCGAAAGCCGCTCCGCGCCGCCGTGGTGCCAGCCCGGAGAAGACGGCGGCGACGCGGCGGGCCCTGTCGCGCGCGGCGCTCGACATCTTCCTGGAGCGCGGCTTCTCGGCCACCCGCATGAGCGACGTGGCCACGCGAGCCGGCCTGGCCAAGGGCACCATCTACCTGCACTTCACCGACAAGGCGGCGCTGTTCGAGGACGTGCTGCGCGAGGTGATGCGCGACACCCTGGCGGGGCGGCCGATGCAGCGCCCGCGACGGGACGAGACGACGCGCGCCTTCCTCCAGAGGGTGGTCGTCCCCGTGCTGAGGGAACTGCAGGCGAGCGGCCGCTTTGGCGTCGTGCGCCTGGTCATGGCCGAGGGTCCCCACTTCCCGGAACTGGCGGCCGTCTACCGGCGCGTGGCCATCGAGCCCGTGCTCCGGTGGGTTCGCCTCATCGCCGCCCGCGCCTCGGCGCGGGGAGAGCTGCGCTCGGACGCGCTGTCGCGCCTGCCCATGCTGCTGGTGGCTCCCGCCGTCATGGCGGCACTCTGGAATGGCCTCTACTCGGCGACGGAGCCGCTGGACGTGGCGTCCGTGTTCGACACGTTCCTGGAGCTGCTCTTCGTTGCTCCTCCACCGGGAAGGCCTCGGGCAGCCAGGGGCTGA
- a CDS encoding LysE family translocator, which translates to MTPPGPLLASIYGLYLLAVITPGPNTFIVTRLALSASRRHAAWAVLGIALGNAVWLCVTLGGVAVLLQQIPGGMRAVRYAGGLFLLYMGVRGLLAARAASRASAAEPAVTPEKALVERALAGEEARPFRSGLFSSLSNPNTMPFYLSLLAPTVVAGIPPWVRVAAGAGILTIGMAWYGTLAWGLSTGHVRRAYSRREPLIRRVLALMLVVYGIRLLVKG; encoded by the coding sequence ATGACTCCTCCCGGCCCCCTGCTCGCCTCCATCTACGGCCTGTACCTGCTCGCGGTCATCACGCCCGGGCCGAACACGTTCATCGTCACGCGCCTGGCGCTGTCCGCCTCGCGCCGGCACGCGGCCTGGGCCGTGCTGGGGATTGCCCTGGGCAACGCGGTGTGGCTCTGCGTCACCCTGGGCGGCGTCGCCGTGCTCCTGCAGCAGATCCCGGGAGGGATGCGCGCCGTGCGCTATGCGGGCGGGCTGTTCCTGCTCTACATGGGCGTGCGGGGCTTGCTCGCCGCGCGGGCGGCGTCACGCGCTTCCGCGGCGGAGCCGGCCGTGACTCCGGAGAAGGCGCTCGTGGAGCGGGCGCTGGCGGGGGAGGAAGCCCGGCCATTTCGCAGTGGGCTGTTCTCCAGTCTGTCCAATCCGAACACGATGCCGTTCTACCTGAGCCTCCTCGCCCCCACGGTGGTGGCGGGCATCCCCCCGTGGGTACGCGTGGCGGCGGGCGCGGGCATCCTGACGATTGGCATGGCGTGGTATGGGACGCTGGCCTGGGGACTGTCCACCGGGCACGTCCGGCGGGCCTACTCCCGGCGCGAGCCGCTCATCCGCCGGGTGCTCGCGCTGATGCTGGTGGTGTATGGGATTCGGCTGTTGGTGAAGGGATAG
- a CDS encoding methyl-accepting chemotaxis protein yields the protein MRWFHDLSISSKLLVAFLVLLGFSTFQGLFAISRMDAMRGASDEVSLERLPSILHLVEASDRASSFRRVELLHALARDEALQRHYEQRMRDDLGKFEESLSRFESHISSEEERRALEEFKSLWKNYVVDHDEIIGLSSAKQAAEALEHISGRAHHSFLAANTQLRELRDINYKASQKAVGSSNAAHEDARRWILGVLAGSLAVCLLFCFFVARAISKPLAQAVGVADRLAEGDFTVRISSDARDETGRLLMALERMVRKLAQVIGEVREGAIALASASAQVSLSSQNLSQGTSEQASSVEETTSSLEQMTASITQNRDHGRQVERMAVQGARDAEESGKAVKETMEVMGSIAEKISIIEEIAYQTNLLALNAAIEAARAGEHGKGFAVVATEVRKLAERSRTAAREISGLASGSVKVAARSGQLLDALVPSIRKTADLVQEVVASSVEQADGVTQLNKAMGLVDQVTQRNASASEELASTAEELSAQAEALQRLVSFFRVGGDSERGGSPPRALVSAGSVRHGLKAAA from the coding sequence ATGCGCTGGTTCCACGACCTGAGTATTTCCTCGAAGCTCCTTGTCGCCTTTCTGGTCCTGCTGGGGTTTTCCACCTTCCAGGGCCTCTTCGCCATCTCGCGGATGGATGCCATGCGCGGTGCGTCCGACGAGGTGTCCTTGGAAAGGCTGCCGAGCATCCTCCATCTCGTTGAAGCGAGCGATCGCGCGTCGAGCTTCCGCCGCGTCGAGCTGTTGCACGCCCTTGCTCGGGATGAAGCGCTCCAACGCCATTACGAGCAGCGGATGCGTGACGACCTCGGGAAGTTCGAGGAGAGCCTCTCGCGGTTCGAGTCACACATCTCCTCCGAGGAGGAGCGTCGCGCGCTCGAGGAGTTCAAGAGCCTCTGGAAGAACTACGTGGTCGATCACGACGAGATCATCGGACTCTCGAGCGCGAAGCAGGCCGCCGAGGCGCTGGAGCACATCAGCGGCAGAGCGCACCACAGCTTCCTGGCCGCGAACACCCAGCTGCGGGAGCTGAGGGACATCAACTACAAGGCCAGCCAGAAGGCGGTAGGGAGCTCAAACGCCGCCCACGAGGACGCACGCAGGTGGATCCTCGGGGTCCTGGCGGGCAGCCTCGCCGTGTGCCTGCTGTTCTGCTTCTTCGTCGCCCGGGCGATCTCCAAGCCGCTGGCACAGGCGGTGGGGGTGGCTGATCGTCTCGCCGAGGGGGACTTCACCGTGCGCATCTCCTCGGACGCGCGGGACGAGACGGGCCGGCTGTTGATGGCCCTGGAGCGCATGGTGCGCAAGCTGGCCCAGGTCATCGGCGAGGTGCGCGAGGGGGCCATCGCGTTGGCCTCGGCGTCGGCACAGGTGTCACTCTCCTCGCAGAACCTGTCGCAGGGCACCAGCGAGCAGGCCAGCAGTGTGGAGGAAACCACCTCCAGCCTGGAGCAGATGACGGCCAGCATCACCCAGAACCGCGACCACGGCCGGCAGGTGGAGCGGATGGCCGTGCAGGGCGCTCGGGACGCGGAGGAGAGCGGCAAGGCGGTGAAGGAGACGATGGAGGTCATGGGCTCCATCGCGGAGAAGATCTCCATCATCGAGGAGATCGCCTACCAGACGAACCTGCTGGCGCTCAACGCGGCCATCGAAGCGGCGAGGGCGGGAGAGCACGGCAAGGGCTTCGCGGTGGTGGCCACGGAGGTGCGCAAGCTGGCCGAGCGCAGCCGGACGGCGGCGCGGGAGATTTCGGGGCTGGCCTCCGGGAGTGTGAAGGTGGCGGCGCGCTCGGGGCAGTTGCTGGATGCGCTGGTGCCCTCCATCCGGAAGACGGCGGACCTGGTGCAGGAGGTGGTGGCGTCGTCGGTGGAGCAGGCCGATGGGGTGACGCAGCTCAACAAGGCGATGGGGCTCGTGGACCAGGTGACGCAGCGCAATGCGTCCGCCTCGGAGGAACTGGCATCCACGGCGGAGGAGCTGTCGGCGCAGGCGGAGGCGTTGCAGCGGCTGGTGTCCTTCTTCCGCGTGGGGGGTGACTCCGAGCGCGGCGGTTCTCCTCCCAGAGCTCTCGTGTCCGCTGGCTCCGTGCGGCACGGGCTGAAGGCGGCGGCGTGA
- a CDS encoding phytanoyl-CoA dioxygenase family protein: MSRARDFERQGFLVLPGFVPARACDALKARAEGLVAGFQPETVSIFTTHEQSRTSDEYFLSSGDKIRFFFEENAFRPDGSLRQDKTLSINKIGHAMHDLDPVFERFSRTPELAALASELGLKQALLLQSMYIFKQPFIGGEVNSHQDSTFLYTEPLTCLGFWFALEDATLENGCLWALPGGHALGLKKRFVRAEGGGTTFQVLDPTPPPEEGMVPLEVEKGTLVVLHGLLPHKSGANTSPKSRHAYSLHLIDGTARYPEDNWLHRAPTLPLRGFGPLATTSPA, from the coding sequence ATGAGCCGAGCCAGAGACTTCGAGCGGCAGGGATTCCTCGTACTGCCCGGGTTCGTCCCGGCGCGAGCCTGTGATGCCTTGAAGGCCCGGGCGGAAGGACTCGTGGCCGGCTTCCAGCCGGAGACCGTCTCCATCTTCACCACTCACGAGCAGAGCCGCACCTCGGACGAGTATTTCCTCTCCTCGGGGGACAAGATCCGCTTCTTCTTCGAGGAGAACGCCTTCCGGCCGGACGGCTCGCTGCGCCAGGACAAGACGCTGTCCATCAACAAGATCGGCCACGCGATGCACGACCTGGACCCCGTCTTCGAGCGGTTCTCGCGCACGCCGGAGCTGGCGGCCCTGGCCTCGGAGCTGGGCCTGAAGCAGGCGCTGCTGCTTCAATCGATGTACATCTTCAAGCAGCCCTTCATCGGCGGCGAGGTGAACAGCCACCAGGACTCGACGTTCCTGTACACGGAGCCCCTCACCTGCCTGGGCTTCTGGTTCGCCCTGGAGGACGCCACGCTGGAGAATGGCTGCCTGTGGGCGCTACCCGGCGGGCACGCGCTGGGCTTGAAGAAGCGCTTCGTGCGCGCCGAGGGAGGAGGCACCACCTTCCAGGTGTTGGACCCCACGCCCCCGCCCGAGGAGGGCATGGTACCCCTGGAAGTGGAGAAGGGCACGCTCGTGGTGCTCCACGGGCTGCTGCCCCACAAGAGCGGCGCCAACACCTCGCCCAAGAGCCGCCACGCCTACTCGCTCCACCTCATCGATGGCACCGCGCGCTACCCCGAGGACAACTGGCTGCACCGCGCGCCCACCCTGCCCCTCCGGGGCTTCGGCCCCCTCGCCACGACCTCGCCCGCCTGA
- a CDS encoding CBS domain-containing protein: MAQLPQSNEPLSPAERDRRAAESPPGSSERAESDVTGWSVERDEPPELRQGRIQRSDQMWMANPRTDALPSGDASARVPDGPYGWDDRALGDAAGLGEGPRMGDQDWDTSQGLLHPAREYRPWDRLGSGEPPSVPSELSSPTGHRWPREPLTAREVMTRQARTVKPGSGLREVAWRMKEDRGPVPVVDERGRLRGLITERDLIARVLAEGRAPESLHAQDVMTDEMETVRPHETLPAVIMLMGRHRLRRVPVVERDGQFVGIISMANLATRAEHDEELREALHLITERSSFWRHLD, translated from the coding sequence ATGGCGCAGCTTCCACAGTCCAATGAACCCCTTTCCCCCGCGGAGCGGGATCGCCGTGCCGCGGAGTCTCCTCCCGGCTCGAGCGAGCGCGCGGAGTCGGACGTCACCGGCTGGAGCGTCGAGCGCGACGAGCCCCCCGAACTGCGCCAGGGCCGCATCCAACGCTCCGACCAGATGTGGATGGCCAACCCTCGCACCGACGCGCTCCCCTCCGGGGATGCGAGCGCGAGAGTGCCTGACGGGCCCTATGGCTGGGATGATCGCGCGCTGGGCGACGCCGCCGGACTGGGGGAGGGACCCCGCATGGGCGATCAGGATTGGGACACGTCCCAGGGGCTCCTGCATCCGGCCCGTGAGTATCGCCCATGGGATCGCCTCGGCTCTGGCGAGCCACCGAGCGTCCCCTCCGAGCTGTCTTCTCCGACGGGCCACCGCTGGCCCCGAGAGCCGCTGACGGCGCGCGAGGTGATGACCCGCCAGGCGCGCACCGTGAAGCCCGGCAGCGGACTGCGCGAGGTGGCGTGGCGGATGAAGGAGGACCGTGGCCCCGTTCCGGTGGTGGACGAGCGCGGACGGCTGCGCGGGCTCATCACGGAGCGAGACCTGATCGCCCGGGTCCTGGCCGAGGGGCGTGCGCCCGAAAGCCTCCACGCCCAGGACGTGATGACGGACGAGATGGAGACCGTGCGACCACACGAGACCCTGCCCGCCGTCATCATGCTCATGGGCCGCCATCGGCTGCGCCGCGTGCCGGTGGTGGAACGCGACGGCCAGTTCGTGGGCATCATCTCGATGGCGAACCTCGCCACGCGCGCCGAGCATGACGAGGAACTGCGGGAGGCCCTGCACCTCATCACGGAGCGGAGTTCCTTCTGGCGCCACCTGGACTGA
- a CDS encoding TetR/AcrR family transcriptional regulator, whose translation MPKSLKKQARGGPGTSKPAEPAPEDPRAHRSRAMLRDALLGLMRERSFDSISVQDITERAQLNRSTFYLHYRDKDELLTHVMRDMILELSRRSHQLGDSPDRLHRTLVEWFQHAAEHPELYHLMLGRSGMRAFSIQLRKLLEQLMNLDMGRPSVSARFQGVPIPIVNRFLASAYMGVLEWWLDRRALHPPEDMARWLGTLTAMMNNRR comes from the coding sequence ATGCCCAAATCATTGAAAAAACAGGCGCGAGGCGGTCCTGGCACGAGCAAGCCGGCGGAGCCCGCCCCCGAGGATCCGCGTGCCCACCGCAGCCGCGCCATGCTTCGCGATGCGCTGCTCGGGTTGATGCGTGAGCGGAGCTTCGACTCCATCAGCGTCCAGGACATCACCGAGCGCGCCCAGCTCAACCGCAGCACCTTCTACCTGCACTACCGCGACAAGGACGAGCTGCTCACGCACGTCATGCGGGACATGATCCTCGAACTCTCGCGGAGGAGTCATCAGCTAGGTGACTCGCCCGATCGCCTCCATCGAACCCTGGTGGAGTGGTTCCAGCACGCGGCCGAGCACCCCGAGCTGTATCACCTCATGCTTGGCCGGAGCGGCATGCGCGCCTTCTCCATCCAGTTGCGCAAGCTCCTCGAGCAGCTCATGAACCTCGACATGGGGCGACCCAGTGTCTCCGCCCGGTTCCAGGGGGTGCCCATCCCCATCGTGAACCGCTTCCTGGCCTCGGCCTACATGGGGGTGCTCGAGTGGTGGTTGGATCGACGCGCCCTCCATCCACCCGAGGACATGGCACGGTGGCTGGGGACTCTCACCGCCATGATGAACAACAGGCGGTGA
- a CDS encoding VOC family protein, with translation MPGASNTKFGFTKLLVDNLEASAGFYKSVCGLVETGRVDASIAGRNIREILFAPGHEGGATFVLLKFLDAPKPANDEVILGFTTDDVDAFVERAKAAGGAVAQPAHTLVEHGVKVAFVTDVEGHLIEVAQPL, from the coding sequence TTGCCAGGTGCATCGAACACGAAGTTCGGGTTCACGAAGCTCCTCGTCGACAACCTCGAGGCTTCAGCCGGCTTCTACAAATCCGTGTGTGGTCTGGTGGAGACCGGGCGTGTGGATGCCTCCATCGCGGGCAGGAACATCCGAGAGATCCTGTTCGCGCCAGGTCACGAGGGGGGCGCTACTTTCGTTCTGCTCAAGTTCCTCGATGCTCCCAAGCCGGCCAACGACGAGGTCATCCTCGGGTTCACGACCGACGATGTCGATGCCTTCGTCGAGCGTGCGAAAGCCGCTGGCGGCGCGGTGGCTCAGCCCGCCCATACCCTCGTCGAGCACGGAGTGAAGGTCGCCTTCGTGACCGACGTTGAAGGCCATTTGATCGAAGTCGCCCAACCGCTCTGA
- a CDS encoding Coq4 family protein translates to MSASTSSLPTLPENPSLFTRLRVGLQALKVLQVEPTNPAYGALFYDSVEIGLCAALARDFSRHEEGRRLLAERPSLRASALDMDALETLPSGSLGHTFARYFRDQGLSPIETLSPPKNDAQYVATRLRETHDFHHLVTGYETDVMGEMELQAFTLGNLHLRTSFLILLQTAKLPQRVPGFDAAQYAQRLWAAFRRGSQSRQLASFRWEDNWATPLAMLREQLVAPAPQWN, encoded by the coding sequence ATGTCCGCAAGCACCTCCTCGCTCCCCACGCTTCCCGAGAATCCCTCCCTGTTTACCCGTCTGCGGGTGGGCCTTCAGGCGCTCAAGGTGTTGCAGGTCGAGCCCACGAATCCCGCCTACGGCGCCCTGTTCTACGACAGCGTGGAGATCGGCCTGTGCGCGGCGCTCGCTCGGGACTTCTCCCGCCATGAGGAGGGCCGCCGCCTGCTGGCCGAGAGGCCGTCGTTGCGTGCTTCGGCCCTGGACATGGACGCGCTGGAGACGCTTCCCTCGGGCTCACTCGGCCACACGTTCGCGCGCTACTTCCGGGATCAGGGACTGTCGCCGATCGAAACGCTCTCTCCGCCGAAGAACGATGCCCAGTACGTCGCCACGCGTCTGCGAGAGACTCATGACTTCCACCACCTGGTGACCGGCTACGAGACGGATGTCATGGGCGAGATGGAGCTGCAGGCCTTCACCCTGGGCAATCTCCACCTGCGCACCTCGTTCCTCATCCTGCTCCAGACGGCGAAGTTGCCTCAGCGGGTGCCCGGATTCGATGCGGCCCAGTATGCCCAGCGGTTGTGGGCCGCGTTCCGGCGCGGCAGCCAGTCCCGGCAGCTCGCCAGCTTCCGGTGGGAGGACAACTGGGCGACGCCGCTGGCCATGCTGCGCGAGCAGCTCGTCGCGCCCGCGCCGCAGTGGAACTGA
- a CDS encoding SPFH domain-containing protein, with translation MNSSQLLQLIGGIVAGLCTLPFLIGLGRLFGLQVEDEETVLVTRFGKLEKTLDKPGWHWVPERVLPWVRTFPVSRARDFRDITNIQVNDARGTTVIVDLWLEFRVADPARALFGVADWDKSLRALVTHAALSILGNRSFEHILCDRSELGEKVRQDIQDETQRWGLEVERVLIRNVSLRPEVAQQVFDTLSARLERATAEVEEEGRQRVALLDAQTSAQVAALVAEAKGQYPAAVGRAFAVLGKQPRVLHSYNELYSLSQVRPHRTVAFHGFDADEMRAVDAAMLPTPTNGAQDLEVPALRPNGDERKIEA, from the coding sequence ATGAACTCGAGCCAACTGCTTCAACTCATCGGCGGTATCGTCGCGGGCCTGTGCACCCTGCCCTTCCTGATTGGACTGGGGCGCCTGTTCGGCCTCCAGGTGGAGGACGAGGAGACGGTGCTCGTCACGCGCTTTGGCAAGCTGGAGAAGACGCTGGACAAGCCGGGCTGGCACTGGGTGCCCGAGCGCGTGTTGCCCTGGGTGCGCACGTTCCCGGTGAGCCGGGCGCGCGACTTCCGCGACATCACCAACATCCAGGTCAACGACGCGCGGGGCACCACGGTCATCGTGGACCTGTGGCTGGAGTTCCGGGTGGCGGATCCAGCGCGTGCGCTCTTCGGGGTGGCGGACTGGGACAAGTCGCTCCGGGCACTCGTCACCCACGCGGCGCTGTCCATCCTCGGCAACCGCTCGTTCGAGCACATCCTGTGTGATCGCAGCGAGCTGGGCGAGAAGGTGCGCCAGGACATCCAGGACGAGACGCAGCGCTGGGGCCTGGAAGTGGAGCGGGTGCTCATCCGCAACGTGAGCCTGCGGCCCGAGGTGGCCCAGCAGGTGTTCGACACGTTGTCGGCGAGGCTCGAGCGCGCCACGGCGGAGGTGGAGGAAGAGGGACGGCAGCGCGTGGCGCTGCTGGACGCGCAGACGAGCGCCCAGGTGGCGGCGCTGGTGGCCGAGGCCAAGGGCCAGTACCCGGCCGCGGTGGGCCGCGCCTTCGCGGTGCTGGGCAAGCAGCCGCGGGTGCTCCACTCCTACAACGAGCTGTACTCGCTCTCCCAGGTGCGCCCGCACCGCACCGTGGCCTTCCACGGCTTCGATGCCGACGAGATGCGGGCCGTCGACGCGGCGATGCTCCCCACCCCCACCAACGGCGCCCAGGACCTGGAAGTCCCGGCGCTGCGCCCCAACGGGGACGAGCGCAAAATCGAGGCCTGA
- a CDS encoding SPFH domain-containing protein codes for MFLMGILIGAAVYGAYVLSRCFFRVEEGHLSVLTSFGAARTETDGKTLRTWGPGLHRKLPWEKAHDIPMMEQALELAGEKGGQTAMTGDGTVLRFDSTLRYVPVRDSLGHFLFGLRAPVEHITGLFSCLLRNEIANFHAPAAGPETVSGALAATHQAGENSYALIRRERRLLSQRIEAFCHKEIGRKYGVQFVGVDLTDVLPPDELDSALNAVIAAQNESDAAYARAGAECQQRVLAAARGVEIARARAAATETEILKLGEFLSELDRQNTLHLYVSRRRSEVMSESRTVYLKGQ; via the coding sequence ATGTTCTTGATGGGAATCCTGATTGGCGCGGCGGTCTATGGCGCCTATGTGCTGTCCCGCTGCTTCTTCCGGGTGGAGGAGGGACACCTGTCGGTGCTCACCTCCTTCGGCGCGGCGCGAACCGAAACCGATGGCAAGACGCTGCGCACCTGGGGTCCGGGGCTGCACCGCAAGCTGCCCTGGGAGAAGGCGCATGACATCCCCATGATGGAGCAGGCCCTGGAGTTGGCCGGCGAGAAGGGCGGCCAGACGGCGATGACGGGAGACGGCACGGTGCTGCGCTTCGACAGCACCCTGCGCTACGTGCCCGTGCGCGACAGTCTGGGCCACTTCCTCTTCGGCCTGCGCGCGCCGGTGGAACACATCACCGGGCTGTTCTCCTGCCTGTTGCGCAACGAGATCGCCAACTTCCACGCCCCCGCCGCGGGTCCGGAGACGGTGAGCGGCGCGCTGGCCGCGACGCACCAGGCGGGTGAGAACTCCTACGCGCTCATCCGCCGCGAGCGCCGGCTGCTCAGCCAGCGCATCGAGGCGTTCTGCCACAAGGAGATCGGCCGCAAGTACGGCGTGCAATTCGTGGGCGTGGACCTCACGGACGTGCTGCCGCCGGATGAGCTGGACAGCGCGCTCAACGCCGTCATCGCCGCGCAGAACGAGTCGGACGCGGCCTATGCGCGCGCCGGAGCGGAGTGCCAGCAGCGCGTGCTGGCCGCCGCGCGCGGCGTGGAGATCGCCCGGGCGCGCGCCGCGGCGACCGAGACGGAAATCCTCAAGCTGGGCGAGTTCCTCTCGGAGCTCGACCGGCAGAACACCCTCCACCTCTACGTGTCGCGCCGCCGGTCCGAGGTCATGTCCGAGTCGCGCACCGTCTACCTCAAGGGACAGTAA